One Chloroflexota bacterium DNA window includes the following coding sequences:
- a CDS encoding VOC family protein, whose translation MIIDHIAVVVRSIDEALPRYRELFGLESSDGVRPVAAQGVRICFLPTGPAPAARLELIEPTDPDSGVARFLDSRGEGLHHVCFGTTTLVQELARLKSAGAELVDHVPRPGAEGSVAFIHPRTLNGVLWELLERGTPEDGG comes from the coding sequence GTGATCATCGACCACATCGCGGTGGTCGTGCGGTCCATCGACGAGGCGCTGCCGCGATACCGGGAACTGTTCGGCCTGGAGTCGTCTGACGGGGTGCGGCCCGTCGCCGCGCAGGGGGTTCGGATCTGCTTCCTGCCCACCGGCCCCGCTCCCGCCGCTCGCCTGGAGCTGATCGAGCCCACCGACCCGGACAGCGGCGTGGCCCGCTTCCTCGACTCGCGAGGCGAGGGGCTCCACCACGTCTGCTTCGGGACGACGACCCTGGTCCAGGAGCTGGCCCGCCTGAAATCCGCCGGGGCCGAGCTGGTCGACCACGTCCCGCGTCCGGGCGCCGAGGGGTCAGTGGCCTTCATCCACCCGCGAACCCTCAATGGGGTCCTGTGGGAGCTCCTCGAGCGCGGGACACCGGAGGACGGCGGCTAG
- a CDS encoding methylmalonyl-CoA mutase family protein, translated as MSSGDEPASADSGPRRDRSSSGFEIRGVYRSGDLAPDLDDRLGDPGAYPYTRGIHASGYRGRPWTMRQYAGFTSPAESNRRFRDLLADGQTGLSVAFDLPTQMGYDSDDSRVAGEVGRVGVPIDTVRDMERLLDGIDLGTVSTSMTINATAAILLALYETVGRRQGVEPAQLRGTVQNDILKEYVARGTYIFPPGPSLRLATDVIAYCRAELPQFNPISISGYHMREAGATAVQELAFTMGNAITYADAAVAAGLTFDEFAPRLSFFFAAHNDLFEEVAKFRAARRLWSRVARDRYHATDPRSMTLRFHVQTAGSTLTAQQPETNTVRTTVQALAAVLGGTQSLHTNALDEALGLPSPEAARLALRTQQVLAYESGLSAPIDPLGGSWYVEALTDELDERASAELVRLDELGGPLAALEAGYQAGAIADAAYADQRAFESGEAVVVGVNAFVEPGEQAARPQPQRIDPGAERSQAERTRAVRAARDPRAAAATVDALGAAARGTENLLPRIRACVEADVTLGEIADALRAAWGEHRP; from the coding sequence GTGAGCAGCGGAGACGAACCGGCGAGCGCGGACAGCGGTCCGCGCCGCGATCGGTCCAGCTCGGGATTTGAGATCCGCGGCGTGTATCGGTCAGGCGACCTGGCCCCCGATCTCGACGACCGGCTGGGAGATCCGGGCGCCTATCCGTACACCCGGGGCATCCACGCATCGGGCTACCGCGGGCGCCCCTGGACCATGCGCCAGTACGCCGGGTTCACCTCGCCCGCGGAGTCGAACCGGCGCTTCCGTGACCTGCTGGCGGACGGCCAGACGGGGCTGTCGGTGGCGTTCGACCTGCCGACCCAGATGGGATACGACAGCGACGACTCGCGGGTGGCCGGCGAGGTGGGCCGGGTGGGGGTGCCGATCGACACCGTCCGTGACATGGAGCGCCTGCTGGATGGGATCGACCTGGGCACGGTCAGCACCTCGATGACGATCAACGCCACCGCGGCCATCCTGCTCGCACTGTACGAGACCGTCGGTCGCCGCCAGGGGGTGGAGCCGGCGCAACTGCGTGGGACGGTCCAGAACGACATCCTCAAGGAATATGTCGCGCGCGGGACCTATATCTTCCCGCCCGGCCCATCGCTGCGGTTGGCGACCGATGTCATCGCCTACTGCCGGGCGGAGCTGCCCCAGTTCAACCCGATCAGCATCAGCGGCTACCACATGCGGGAGGCCGGGGCGACCGCGGTCCAGGAGCTGGCCTTCACGATGGGCAACGCGATCACTTACGCCGATGCGGCCGTGGCGGCCGGCCTTACCTTCGACGAGTTTGCGCCCCGCCTGTCGTTCTTCTTCGCCGCCCACAACGACCTGTTCGAGGAGGTTGCAAAGTTCCGGGCCGCGCGCCGGCTGTGGTCGCGGGTCGCCCGCGACCGGTACCACGCCACCGACCCGCGAAGCATGACCCTGCGCTTCCACGTCCAGACCGCCGGCTCGACGCTGACCGCCCAGCAACCGGAGACGAACACGGTCCGAACGACGGTCCAGGCCCTGGCCGCGGTCCTGGGCGGGACACAATCCCTCCATACCAACGCGTTGGACGAGGCCCTGGGGCTGCCGAGCCCCGAAGCGGCCCGGCTGGCGCTGAGGACCCAGCAGGTCCTGGCCTACGAGTCGGGGCTCAGCGCGCCGATCGACCCGCTGGGCGGCTCGTGGTACGTCGAGGCCCTGACCGATGAGCTCGACGAACGAGCCAGCGCCGAGCTGGTGCGACTGGACGAGCTGGGTGGACCACTGGCCGCGTTGGAGGCCGGTTACCAGGCCGGCGCCATTGCCGACGCGGCCTATGCCGACCAGCGAGCGTTCGAATCCGGCGAGGCAGTCGTGGTGGGAGTGAATGCATTCGTTGAGCCCGGCGAGCAGGCCGCCCGCCCGCAGCCGCAGCGCATCGACCCAGGGGCGGAGCGCAGCCAGGCCGAGCGGACGCGCGCCGTCCGCGCCGCCCGCGACCCCCGCGCCGCGGCCGCTACGGTGGATGCCCTCGGCGCCGCGGCACGCGGGACCGAGAACCTGCTCCCGCGGATCCGCGCCTGCGTCGAGGCCGACGTCACGCTGGGCGAGATTGCCGACGCCCTGCGCGCCGCGTGGGGAGAGCACCGGCCGTGA
- the sucD gene encoding succinate--CoA ligase subunit alpha: MSILVDGDTRLLIQGITGREGQFHGQAMLNFGTQVVAGVTPGKGGQETFNGRVPIFDTVAEAVGRTGANTSVIYVPAAFAPDAIFEAASSGIGLIFCITEGIPALDMLRVYHVLRAQGVRLIGPNCPGATTPGEAKVGIIPGNIHRRGRVGLVSRSGTLTYEVVEALTDEGIGQSTCVGIGGDPIVGTSFIEILTLFEADPLTDAVVLIGEIGGDEEERAAEHIAKTMSKPVAAFVAGRTAPPGRRMGHAGAIISGGTGTAESKRTALRDAGVRVADSPLQIPALLREAGVA; encoded by the coding sequence ATGAGCATCCTCGTCGATGGCGACACGCGACTCCTGATCCAGGGCATCACCGGCCGCGAGGGTCAGTTCCACGGCCAGGCCATGCTCAACTTCGGAACGCAGGTAGTGGCGGGAGTCACCCCCGGCAAGGGCGGCCAGGAGACGTTCAACGGCCGGGTCCCCATCTTCGACACGGTCGCCGAGGCGGTCGGCCGGACGGGGGCCAACACGAGCGTCATCTACGTCCCGGCGGCCTTCGCTCCGGACGCGATCTTCGAGGCCGCGTCGAGCGGGATCGGCCTCATCTTCTGCATCACCGAGGGCATCCCGGCCCTGGACATGCTTCGCGTGTACCACGTCCTGCGCGCCCAGGGCGTCCGCCTCATCGGTCCCAACTGCCCCGGCGCCACGACTCCCGGCGAGGCCAAGGTCGGGATCATCCCCGGCAACATTCATCGGCGGGGACGGGTGGGTCTGGTGAGCCGATCCGGCACCTTGACCTACGAAGTGGTCGAGGCCTTGACCGATGAAGGGATCGGTCAATCGACCTGCGTCGGGATCGGCGGCGACCCGATCGTGGGCACCAGCTTCATCGAGATCCTGACACTGTTCGAGGCAGACCCCCTGACCGATGCGGTCGTGCTCATTGGCGAGATCGGTGGCGACGAGGAGGAACGGGCGGCCGAGCACATCGCAAAGACGATGTCCAAGCCGGTGGCCGCTTTCGTGGCCGGGCGTACGGCGCCGCCGGGACGGCGCATGGGTCACGCCGGGGCGATCATCTCGGGCGGGACCGGCACCGCGGAGTCGAAGCGGACCGCCCTGCGCGACGCGGGGGTACGGGTTGCCGACTCCCCGCTCCAGATCCCGGCACTCCTCCGCGAGGCCGGGGTGGCCTAG
- a CDS encoding biotin/lipoyl-containing protein — MRDEAEFLVEGQPTAPDPEWEFGWLARGHREATLRRAGERVPVLVEGGPAEWVVTIRGRRIAVTVRGHRERLLAESSQLAAPRHGPAEVRATLPGLVVKVAVRPGDLVAEGDALVTVEAMKMENEIRAPRAGQVVSVEAAPGQTIVSGALLVRLAEPEP, encoded by the coding sequence GTGAGGGATGAGGCGGAGTTCCTGGTCGAGGGTCAGCCGACGGCCCCAGACCCCGAATGGGAGTTCGGCTGGCTAGCCCGCGGGCACCGTGAGGCGACCCTGCGCCGCGCCGGCGAGCGCGTCCCGGTCCTGGTCGAGGGCGGCCCGGCGGAGTGGGTCGTCACCATCCGTGGACGCCGGATCGCGGTCACGGTCCGCGGCCATCGGGAGCGGCTGCTGGCCGAGTCGAGCCAACTTGCCGCCCCGCGTCATGGCCCGGCGGAGGTCCGCGCCACCCTGCCGGGGTTGGTGGTCAAGGTCGCGGTCCGTCCGGGCGACCTGGTGGCGGAGGGGGATGCCCTGGTGACGGTGGAGGCCATGAAGATGGAGAACGAGATCCGTGCGCCGCGCGCGGGGCAGGTGGTGAGCGTCGAGGCGGCGCCAGGCCAGACGATCGTCAGCGGCGCCCTCCTTGTTCGGCTGGCCGAGCCCGAACCGTAG